CTTTTTACCACCCCTCTGAGTTCAGGCGACATTTTGGCAAACTCTTCGGCAAGACGCTGAGAATCAAGCATGCCAAGTTGAACATGCCCCCTTGCTACAACTGTGGCACTTCTTACATTACCTTCAGAAAGAAATGATGCAATACTTCCCACAAATGAACCATTGCTTATACTGATCAATTTAAGTTTTCCTTTGGGTGTTTCCTTGATGATATCAACGATGCCTTCCAGAATGACCCACATCCAGTTTCCGTAATTTCCCTCAAAAACAATTTCGTCACTGTCGAAAAACTCTTCTTCGTCTATGACATACATGTAATCCACTATAGGACCCTTGACCAACGGCAACTGTGTCTTTTTCCCTTTTGCCGTCTCGGATTTATCTTTAAAAGTTACCGGTCCTAATTTTTCTATCTTGCCGTCATCCACCATCCTGGTGCCATCCAAGATGATTTCCATACGATTTTTATTTATTACATTTTTTTTATCCACATCTTCCATGCAGAATTCAAACTCACCCTCTATCCATCCAAATAGAGAATAAAGTGCATCCAAACCTGACAAAGGGCCATTGGAAGCATCCACTGGGTTACCGTTGTTCACATATATTAAACCGGGCTCCTCGGCGTATTTGCTGGTGATGTGCAATATCCCTTCGCTGTTGTTGGTACCAAGTATCTGCAAAAGCTCTCCCAGATTTAGAAAGTCAAGTTTTCCTGAAAAGGCGCTATTTTTGTTCATGGTCTGCTTTTTACTGTTCCCAGTTCAGTTCTTTTCTTAGGGATTGTAAAGTTAATTTTAAGCATGCCTGCAAAGTTTTTCCCACGCCTTCTCCGGTAACCGCACTCGATTTAAATGAAGGGACCTTGAGCTGCCGGTTTAAGTCTTTTTCCATTTGTTCAAGGGGCAACAGTGGAATCCCTTCCTTACCCAGATCCCGCTTATTGTATTGCATGACCAGAGGGACTTTTAAAATGTTAAGGCCATACTCTTTTAAGTTCTGGTGCAGATCCTTGAGGGAAAGCATGTTTTTTTGACGTCTGACTTCGAGAGAATCAGCCACAAAAACGATACCGTCAACTCCCCTTAAAACAAGTTTTCGGGTGGACGAATATTGCACCTGTCCCGGAACGGTATATAAATGAACCCGCACATCGCAGCCTTTCATTTTTCCCAGTTCCATTGGGAGAAAATCAAAAAAGAGGGTTCGATCACCGTCGGTATTAATGGATACCATATCGGTGGTTACCTGTTTTTTATAGGATTTGTGAATATACTCAAGATTTGTAGTTTTCCCACACCTGCCAGGTCCGTAATATACTATTTTACACTCTATTTCCCGTTTTTTCAAATTAACGATAGCCATGCAATCAAGCTCCAAATGTGAATATTCAACTCTAAATAGTAAAAAGTATCACCGTTTTTGTTTACCCATCGACGACCTTGATGTCCAAACTGCAATCCCCCTTTTTGGGTCCTGATTTTATATATGTCATATTGGAAACAATCCCAGAACCGTTAAATATGGCTATGGGAGAAAAAAATTGAATGTCATCTATCCTAAATCCCACCTTCAAGTTTTTAATACGCCCCTGATCCCCGGTCGGTACCATGACATTGATCACGTTTCCCTGCTGAAAAGTCACATCAAGTTCAATGGCTCTGCCTTTTTGAGGTCCTTTATTCGACATGATTACGATAGAGCTGATATCAGGAACCTCTTCTTCATTTTCCTCCAAATCAAGAGGCTCGGTTTTTGTCGTTTTTTTAACTTCATTAAGGGTTTTCTTTATCCCTTTTTTCTCAAGGCTGCTTTTAAGAAAAAGTCGAACTTGTTCCAATTGATCGTTTCTAAACAGACGACTGGTTATCCATTGGTTATATTGCTCTATGGCGTCATCCGGAGCAGATAACGCCATATAACACCTGACAATATTCTTGGCCGCATTCACCCGTAAGGATTCCACCCTTATCAAATTTTCAAGTTCTTTTAAAGCCCTTTTATATTGGCCGAATTTCGCCAGATTAAGCGCACCTTCAAGTGCGGCTTCATCCTTTCCCATTTTTCGGGAAAAGAACTTTTTGTTTTTAATAATCTCCTGCGTCTTTTTTGTCATCTTTGGTGACGCAGGTGTATTTTTTTTTCTAAAGTCAGATTCAAGTGCTCCCAATTTTTGCGAAATGACGTGAATAAGGTTTTGCCGGTTTTTAATGGTATTACTTTTCAGAATTAATTCGGAGGCGATATTATATTTTTCCATCGCTTCCTGCAACAATCCCTGATCGCGATATACCTCCGCCTGCTGCAATAATGATTTGATGGTATTCATTGTGCGCTTAGCATTATAATATCGACAAGTTACGACTTTAGAAAAAATACCGCGCCGCTTAGCAGTTTATCAATTTAAAATAGGATTACACTTTCTAACAGCTTGTTTAGATTATTTATTTCAATATCTACCTTTTTTTTTACCAATCAGGTAAAAACTGCGAATAGTGCCTGATTGCACCATAATGTGCTGTCCTGTCAAACAAAATATATTTTATACCTCGTTTTTAGGGTAAATGTCAATATAGTAAATCATATAAATATGTTGACAATAATTATAATTATGTTATCGAATCCCTGTAACTTAATACTATATATAAGGAGATTTTCCATGGATAAAAAAGTAACCGTAGTCGGAGCCGGTAATGTGGGTGCCACAGCTGCCCAGAGGCTGGCAGAAAAAGAACTTTGTGATGTCGTTTTGGTTGATATTATTGAAGGCGTACCCCAGGGAAAAGCTTTGGATCTTACCGAAGCTGCACCTATCGAAAAACACGATGCGCATCTTGCGGGAACCAATACATATGAGCAATCAAAAGACTCAGACATTGTAATCATTACCGCGGGCATTCCACGAAAGCCAGGCATGAGTCGTGATGATCTTATCAGTACCAACGCGGGAATAATGAAAAACGTGACGGAACAGATCGCCAAGCTGTCCCCTGAGGCCATATTGATTGTGGTAAGCAATCCCCTTGACGCCATGTGCCAAGTTGCCTTTGATACAAGCGGGTTTCCCAAACAGCGAGTAATCGGAATGGCCGGTGTATTGGATTCAGCACGATTCAGGGCTTTTATTTCCATGGAGCTTAACGTTTCCGTTGAAAATACCCACGCTTTTGTTCTTGGCGGTCATGGAGATACAATGGTACCTTTACCTCGGTATTCCACCGTTGCAGGAATACCTATTACGGAGCTCCTCCCCAAAGACCGTATTGACGCTATGGTTGAAAGAACCGCAAATGGCGGTGCGGAAATCGTCGGGCTGCTGAAAACCGGGAGCGCGTATTATGCGCCTGCTTCTGCAGCAGTTGAAATGGCCGAATCAATCCTCAAAGACAAGAAAAAGATCCTTCCATGCGCGGCCTATCTTGAAGGAGAGTATGGCATCAATGATCTATTTATCGGTGTTCCGGTGAAACTTGGGGCAGCAGGTGTTGAGGATATTATCCAGATTGACCTGACTGAGGCAGAAAATGCGGCACTCAAAAAATCGGCCGACGCCGTACAAGAGCTCAAGGAATTACTAAAAAAGCTAGGAAGCTAGGAAGTCAGTAAGCTGGGGAGTTAGGATGTAAGAGGACATAAGCGCTAAGTTATTTTTGAGCCGGATGGACTGCTGAAGGCTTACAGAAGAAAATTAACATCCAACATCGAACGTCCAACATCGAATTTTGAATAAGGTATTCTGCCTGTTTTTTTTAAAATGGCGGAGCGAAGCGATTTCATCATTCGATGTTCAATGTTGGATGTTCGACGTTCATCGCTTCCCGGACTCCCAGCTTACTTGCTACTGACTCTGCTGTTTTGTAGCTTATGCCGGGTACAGCACTCAATTCTTCGATGCTTGCTGACCTTATTTTTGTAATACTTTTAAAATGCCTGAGCAGTATTTGTTTTCTCTTTTTTCCAATCCCCGGAATGGTATCAAGCACAGACCGCATGGATGTTTTTCCTCTGCGCTTTCGATGAAAAGAAATAGCAAACCGGTGCGCTTCATCCCTCACTCTTTGCAGGAAAAGCAACAGATCCCCTTGTTTGGCAAAATTGACCGGGTTTACTCTGCCGGGCTTATATATTTTATCCTGTACCTCTCCTCTTTTCTCATCTTTTTTAGCGATGCCGATAATATCAAATCTACCCTCTAGGTTGAGATCTTTAACCACTGAAACGGCAATATTCAGTTGACCTTTTCCCCCATCCACCACCAAAAGGTCTGGAAAAGGCTTTGATTTTTCTCCCTTGCCGTAACGTCTTCTCAACACTTCATTCATGTAAGCATAATCGTTATGTTTGGAAACCGTATTGATTGCATAACGTCGATAGGCCGACTTTTTCGATTTTCCATTTTCAAAAACAACCATGCCCGCCACCGGCTCCTTTCCTGATATGTTGGAGTTGTCAAAACATTCAATTCGCTTTGGCAGTCGGTTTATTTTTATTTTTTTCTGAAGTCTGGCCAGAATTTTTCTATCGGCAGATAAGGAAGCCATCTCTTCTTTCAGACCGATATCTGCATTCCTGTCCGCCATCGCCATAAGCTTTGCCTTTTCACCTCTTCTTGGCCAGAGAATACTTACTTTTTTCCCTTTGATGCTCTTTAACCATTCCTCGATTAAGGCAGAATCTTCAACCAGCATCGGGGTAAGTATTTCTTGGGGAATAAAAGGCTCTTTCTCATAGTACTGCCTGATAAATATTCCGATTGTTTCAGCATGGCTTGACAGGGTTTCGCAGAAAACAAAATTTCGAGTTCCCACCAGAACCCCCCCGCGGACAATCAAAACAGTGATGAGAGTCAATTCATGGGACCCGGCAATCCCTATCACATCCCGGTCAATAAAATCAGTTGAAACAACCACCTGTTTTTCAACCGTCTTTTCTAAGGCAAACATTTTATCCCTTAACATGGTAGCAGTTTCATAATCCTGATTGTCTGCTGCGGATATCATCTCTTTTTTTACTTTCTGTATGAGATCGCATGTACTTCCTTTTAAAAACAGAATAACTTCCCTGACAATTTCCCCGTAAACATCTCTATCAATATCATTGCAGCAGGGGGCAAGACATCTTTGCATTTGGCTGTTGAGACATGGTCGGGTTCTTGTTTTAAAATCGCTGGTGTGGCACTTGCGAAGTTTGAAGGTTTTATTGATCATCTTCAGGGTTTGTTGAACTGCTGCAGAAGAAACAAACGGTCCAAAATACATGGATCCGTCTTTCTTTATTTTACGGACAATAGTGAGGTTTGGATAGGGATGAGTGGTATCCAATCGTATGGAAGGATAACGCTTATCATCTTTTAAAAAAACATTGTAGCGTGGTTTGTATCGCTTGATTAAATTCGACTCGAGAATCAACGCTTCTTTTTCGCTGATTGTCACTATGGTATCAAAACGTTCAATTTTTTTTACCAGCACACTTGTTTTTATATCCGGCTGAACGGGTTTAATAAAATATGAGGCCAGTCTTTTTTTAAGATTTCGCGCTTTGCCGATGTAAATGATGGTACCTGCCGTATCTTTCATGAGATAGACACCCGGACCTGATGAAACCCTTGATAATTGGTCCTTGATACCGGATGTTTTTCGATTTTTATTTGGTGTTAAATTCACTGTCAAATACAATCATTTCTTTCAGGTGTCTGATCTGATCTCTTATTTGGGCGGCTTCTTCAAATTTAAGGGCTTTGGCTGCTTTTTTCATCTCTTTATCCAAAGATTTGATGATATCATCTAAATTATCCAAAGATTCAAATCCGACCACATCTTCAGACACCATGCTTATTTCCGGGGTGCTAAAATCATCCTCAAAAGAAAACACCTCGGCTATATCTTTTTTAATACTTTCAGGGGTAATCTTATGCCTCCGGTTAAAATTAGCCTGGATTTCCCTGCGGTGGTTCATCTCATCAATGGCTTCTTTCATGGATTTTGTCATGTGTTCAGCATACATGATTACTTTGCCGTTAATATTTCTGGAAGCGCGCCCGCATGTCTGAATCAAAGATCTTGTTGAACGCAAAAAACCTTCTTTATCCGCATCCAATATGGCCACCAGTGAGACTTCCGGTATATCCAGTCCTTCCCGAAGAAGATTGATGCCAATCAACACATCAAATTGGCCTGTTCTAAGATCTTTAATGATATCCATTCTTTGTAAAGTTTTTATATCGGCGTGAAGATAGCGTACCTTTACTCCCAAATCAAAATAATACTCCGTAAGATCTTCCGCCATCCTCTTGGTCAGGGTGGTGACCAGAACTCTTTGGCCATTTTTTTTACGCAGTAAAATTTCTTCGTAAAGATCATCCACCTGATTTATTGCACTCCTGACATCAATCTCCGGATCAATCAAACCGGTGGGTCTCACTATCTGTTTAACCACAGCGTTTTTTCCCTTTTTAAGTTCGTAATCCGCAGGAGTGGCCGATACATAGACAGTTTGTTTAATTCTGGATTTGCATTCTTCAAATTTAAGGGGACGGTTATCCAGGGCAGAAGGCAACCTGAACCCATATTCCACCAAGGTTTTTTTGCGGGATCTATCTCCTTTGTACATGCCACGCAGTTGAGGCATGGCAATATGACTCTCGTCAAAAAAAACCAGAAAATCATCGGGAAAATAGTCTAGCAGCGTTGGCGGGGGTTCTCCTGCCGCCCTTTGAGTTAAATGCCTGGAATAGTTTTCTATTCCGTTGCAATATCCAAGTTCTGATATCATTTCAAGGTCGAAATCGGTTCGCTCTTCGATCCGCTGGGCTTCAATCAACTTGTTTTCTTTTCTGAAATAGTCGATCCGTGACTTTAACTCTTCTACAATCGTTTCAGTCGCCTGTTTTAACCTGGATTTATGAGCAACATAATGACTGGCGGGAAATATAGTCACATCCTGAAGCTTTTTAATAACCGTGCCTCTAAGAGAATCGATTTGGGCAATGCCTTCTATCTGGTCGCCAAAAAAATCGATGCGAATGGCCATTTTTTCTTCATATGCCGGGAATATCTCGACACGGTCGCCCCTCACTCTAAAAACGCCTCTGTGAAAATCAAAATCATTTCTTTCATAATGCATGGAAACCAGGCCTGACAACATCCTGTCTCGATTGACCTCCTCATTATTTTCAATGTTGATACGCATGGAAAGATAGTCTTCCGGGGCACCTATTCCGAATATGCATGAAACGCTGGCAACGACAATCACATCCTTTCGTGAAAGCACGGACCGCGTTGCGCTGTGACGCAATTTATCGATCATTTCGTTTATGGATGAATCTTTCTGAATATACGTATCACTGGAAGGAATGTAGGCTTCGGGCTGGTAGTAATCGTAGTAACTGACAAAATACTCAACCGCATTTTCCGGAAAGAGAATTTTGAATTCGTTATATAGCTGGGCGGCTAAAGTTTTGTTCGGGGCAATCACCAGAGTCGGTTTCTCCACCCTATCAATTACATTGGCCATGGTGAATGTCTTGCCGGAACCGGTGACGCCAAGCAAAACATTATGTGGCTTTCCGCATAAAATATTTTTACTTAATTCTTTTATGGCGTTGGGCTGATCACCCTTGGGGGTGAAATCGGAAACTAATTTAAATAAAGACATGATGTGTTTGGCACGAAAAAATCGGTCATTTATTGCTGGTCACAACCGGCTGGTTGTTTTTTATTTTGAAAAGTGATGTTACGGGTTACGGGTTGCGCGTTTCGCGTTACGGGTTATCAAATAAAGGACTATTTTCGATTAACAACTCGCAACACGTAACTCGCAACATGCGGTGTTCAAGATGAAATCCATTTCAGGGTTAATCAAGGCCGGGCATTCAGAACCCGGATACATCCATTTCACTTTACCTTCCAGACAGTTCCCTCCGGTCCATCTTCAAGTTTGATATTCATTTCCTCAAGCTGTTTTCTGATAAAATCCGCCTTTTCCCAGTCTTTGGCCTTTCTGGCAGCAAAACGCTCCTGAACCATTTTATCTACTTGGGCGGCATCAAACGATGTATTGCCAAGCCGGAAAGATTTTTTGTTATCAAAGTACGTTTGGGGCGATTCTGTTAATATCCCGAGAATTCTGCCTATCTTAAGGATATCTGCCCGGCCGGATTTGACGGTTTTTTCAACTTCACCAGAGAGATTGTCCGATTTTTCATCCAGCAACCGGTTGATCATACGTACAGCGCCAAAAAGAACACCCGTACCACGGGCAGTGTTAAAATCATCATTCATTGCATGGGAAAAATCCTTCCATACGGCTTGGTTGCCTTCAAATTTTTCACTTAATGGTGGTCCGATTCTCTTTTCCATGCGTTGGAGAACTTTGTAAATCTTATCGAGCCCGGTGCTTGATTCATCCATCGCTTTATCGGTAAAATCGATCGGACTGCGATAATGATTGGAAAGCAGGAACAGGCGAATGGCTTCCGGATGATAAGATTTCAATACATCCTTTATCATCAGAAAATTCCCCAGAGATTTGGACATCTTTTCCTGGTCGATGTTTATAAACCCATTATGCACCCAGTATTTAACAAATTGTTTTCCAAAGGCTGCTTCGGACTGGGCAATTTCGTTTTCATGATGAGGAAAAGTCAGATCTCTTCCGCCTCCATGAATATCAATTGTTTCTCCAAGCAAGGCATAGATCATCGCGGAGCATTCGATATGCCAGCCGGGTCTCCCTTTTCCCCAAGGACTTTCCCATGAGGGCTCTCCAGGTTTTGCAGACTTCCATAAAGCAAAATCAAAAGGATTTCGCTTCCTTTTGTCTACATCAACCCTGGCGCCTGCCTCCATCTCTTCAAGTTTTCGACTGGAAAGCTTCCCGTAGTCCGGAAAAAGCTCTACGGCAAAATAAACATCGCTATCTATCTGGTAGGCCAAGCCTTTTTTTATTAGCTTTTCAACAAGTTGGATGATATCGTCGATATGCTCTGTGGCTCTGGGTTCAAGGGTCGCCCTTTCAACCTTTAACCCATCCATATCCGTATAAAATTCGTTTATATATTTTTCCGCAACTTCTGTTGAATCTATGCCAAGCTCTTTTGCTTTATTTATTATTTTATCATCCACATCGGTAAAATTTCTCACATAAGTGACTTCATATCCCTGTGACCTGAGATAACGTGCCATCACATCGAAAACCACCACGGATCTTGCATGACCGATATGGCAAGAATCATAAACAGTCGGGCCGCAGACGTACATTCGCACCCTTCCCTTTTCTATGGGTTGGAAAGTTTCTTTTTTTCTACCTAAAGTATTATAAATCTGTATAGTCATGTTAATATTTCCTATATGTTGAGATACACCTGCGGCGAATTCTTAAATGTTTGCATATTTATTAAATAAAGTTTGGTTACTTTTCTGCTTTTTAAATAAACATATTTTCAAACGTGTTTTGAACCGCAGAATATCGAACAAGGAATATCGAATGGCGAAGTTTTCCTTCGTAATTCTGTCACGTCTATGGCGTGATTCGATATTCAACATTTTATTCAATTAAAGCGACACATATCGCACCTATCCCTTCCCCCCTGCCGAACATTCCGAGGCCTTCGGTGGTGGTGGCTTTAATATTGATACAGTTTTGGTCCACATTCATAGCCAAGGCAATATTTTGTTGCATCTTTTCCCTGAAAGGGGAAATTTTCGGCTCTTGAGCAATCACAGTGGAATCTAGATTTACCAGCTTAAATCCCTTTTGGGTAATTTGCTTATATGTTTTTTCCAGCAGCTTAATGCTTGAAATCGCTTTAAATTTTTCATCCGTGGGCGGAAAATACAACCCGATATCCCCCAAGCCTGCCGCGCCAAAAAGTGCATCACAGATCGAATGAACCAGCACATCCGCATCTGAATGCCCCAGGAGTCCTTTTTCGAAAGGAATCACCACCCCGCCCACAATAAGTTTTCTCCCGGATATTAAACGGTGTACATCATATCCTGTACCGATTCGCATATATTATCCTGTTGTTAAATAGAGTGGATGGATTCGCCCAAAATCGGTTTTATCAGTAAAATTGATATTTTTTATAACATAAACGGTTTTGCCCGTAAAGGTTAACGATTGGAAGTTAAGAAAAAAGATACGTGCATTTGTCCTTTTATCCCCAGAACAGAGCAGGACTGATTTCATACCATGACAGCCCTGTCATTATCGACTTCCGGGGACAGGGGCTCATGATGCCGTTGATAACAAACAGATCGATGGTATGGTGCAAATCAAATTTCAGGGTAAGTTGGTCATAAAACAGTTTCAAGAGTCCCGTTTCAAACTTAAACCCGGTACTATGAGTCATGATGATATCCAGAAGATGGGAAAGCTTTTTCACCTCTTCAGCGCCCCAATCCGCAAAAATCAGGTTTAATAGCGTTTCCAAACAAATAAATCCTTTTTTACTGAATACCACCGGAATTTGCCTGACCACCGGAGCAATCATATAGGTGCTGTATGCGCCAAAATCAATGTTTCGCTCTTCCCATGCAGGACCTGCCGATGTTTTTAAAGGAATAAGAAGCCGTTGTTGATATCCCAGCAGGATAAGGTCGTTTTTTTCAGCTCTGGCAAGGTCAATCTCTTCATATGAAAGGGTGGTGCCAGCCGCATGCCGGTCAAAAAAATAATCCAGCAGACGGGCGTCGTATTCTGGAAATTGGCGATATAAAAGGGTGCGGAGCGCCTCTTGCTTCATGATCTCAAAAAGCCCCCAGTTCAGCAAAAACGCTGGGGTTGTATTCATACACCGGGGATGAGGATCGGGCAACTTCGGCAAAAGCCATCAGCTTTGGGCTGATAATACCGGAACCTTTGAGCACGGCGATCATGTGGCCTGTTTTGTTTTTCAGTCCATTACGAGAACATGCCCCTCCGATGCCGGCGCCGGAAACGGTATAATAGGTGCAAGCGCGTTTTATGGCAAGGACCAAATCCGGGATTTTTTCCCATTGCGCTTCATCCATCACTCTGAACAAATCATAAATGGCCTTCCTGGAGTCCCAAACCCCACTCAACCGTGCGTTCTTTACCAGCATCCGTGAAATATTGGGCATTTCATAGGACTCTCCCGGTTCAGCAAGCAGAATTCTGGAATCCCATTCCCCGCATTTTGCAGATCGTACCGGAATGATTAGCCTCCATCCCCAAAGCTCCAACAGCACTTCGGTCAGATGGTCACCGGCAATTTCCCTGATGTGGTTATAATGGGTGACATCATTCTCAACAAACCGATCAAGCACTGATGCAAACATCTCCACCAAAGCATCATCCTGCAAAAATGAGTTTAGCGCTTGTGCCAAATGAATCATGCTTAATACCCGGTTTCAATGACCCGATTCCATTTTAGGTGAAAAAATCACTTAACGGCAGTCGCTCTGTCGCCATGGATACGGCCATTATCCTGTCAGCGATATGCGTGGTCGTTTTTAGAGCAGGCCTCGCCAAAGTATTTAAACAAGGTGACCATACGATGGTCACTTTCTATCAACCACTCCGGATGCCACTGCACACCGACAATCCAGCTGGCATCGATTCCCTCGACAGCCTCAATAATCCCATCCGGTGCATGCGCCACGGCGTGAAGACCTTGACCCAGTTTGTCAATGGCCTGGTGGTGAAGGCTGTTAACCGATGCGTCGCCTTCACCGATAATTTCAGCCAGTCGGCTGCCCGGCAGCATTTTTACGGTATGAGACAGTAAATCTTTCGGATAATCGGGATAATAGTCATGCTTGGCGGCATGGGGTAACTGGGAGGCAATATCCTGCCAGAGTGTTCCACCTGCAACAACGTTCAACACCTGGATACCACGGCATATGGCCATGATGGGGAGATCGGCTTCCAGCGCCCAGTGAGACACCTGGATTTCCATGCTGTCTCTGGCAGGTGTCACCTTGCGCAGTCCCTTATGCGCGGACTGGTGATAGTGAACGGGATCAAGGTCGGGTCCGCCAATCAACAGCAAACCGTCAATCATTTGAAATAATTGTTTCAGAATCTTACGGGACTGAATGACCGGTAGGATAAGCGGTATGGCGTCAACTTTAAGCAGTGCGCGAATATAGCTGTCCGGCACGGCCGTGGATTGATTTCCCAGAATATCTTCACTTTCATGCCAGTATCCGGGAATACCGATTACTGGAGCCGGATGGCCGGATATCGTTGATGCTATCAATAAATACACCTTTTGGTTTTTACTGGCTTTTCCCTCTGTTTTGCTTTGGTATGCATTGTCCGTTTTACCAGGAGTTGAATCCCGATATGCAGTGGTAATGAAGAGCCAGCATGATTTATATTCTCTTACAACAAAGAGGCATTGAAATACTGTATCGATACATTATTGTCAATATGGTATTTTATGCCATAAAGAGTTAAAAATTCGGGATTTAGGGAGATATCGCTGTTTACTTTACATTGGTGTTTTGTTAAAGTTAGCCAAACAGTGGATTCAATGAATGAAACGGGTTTGCAGCGAAATATATTTCAAGAGGAGAATGAATGGACATCGCTAAGCTGATAAAAAAGACTATAAAAACAAGCCATAAGGCATTATCTGAATCAGAATCAAAGCAATTTCTTAAAAAATTTCACATTCCGGTCATCAAAGACACCGTTGTATCAAATAAAGATGAAGCAGTTAAAGCTGCGCAAAAAATCGGCTTCCCGGTGGTGGTTAAGGGACTCGGTGCCAATCTGCTCCACAAAACCGAACTGGGCCTGGTCCACCTGAATTTGACTGACTCTCAGTCCGTGGAAAATGCTGTCATCTCCATTGCTGAAAAAGGAGGAAACAGCCTGGAAGGCTTTTTGATCCAGCCACAACTCAAAGGGAAACGAGAGTTGGTGGCCGGTCTGTTTCACGATGATCAATTCGGGCCGGTGGTTATGTTCGGTACCGGAGGCGTGTTTGCCGAAGCCCTGTCTGATGTGACCTTTAGAATTGCACCCCTAACGGAAACAGATGCAAAGCAAATGCTCAATGAAATCAAAACCCATTCTCTGCTGGGAAATTTCAGAGGTGAAAATGCCGTTGACCGTGACCGGTTGGTGGATACCTTGCTGGGCCTTTCTCGAATCGGCATGGCGCATCCGGAGGTTTCTGAAATCGACATCAACCCGTTGATTATATCTGCCGACGGCAGCGTCTGTGCGGTTGACGCCCTGGTACTGATGGAAAACCATAAAAAGCAAAAAGAATACCTGCCCGCAGTCGATCCGCTCTTAATACGATCCATCTTTTATCCTGATTCCATTGCATTTGTCGGAGCATCTGCTCAAATCGGAAAATGGGGCTATACATTGTTGATAAATACTGCCACCGGTGGTTTTAAGGGAAAATTGTTTCTGGTAAACCCAAAAGGAGGAACGATTGCAGGCCATCGGGTTTATAAATCGGTTTCAGAAATTCCCGATGACATCGACCTGGCGGTGGTGACCATTCCTGCCTCCGGGGTGCTGGAACTGATCCCGCAATTCAAACATAAAAATATTAAAAATATGCTGCTGATCACATCCGGTTTTGCTGAAATCGGCCAAGAGGGAAGGAAGCTGGAAAAAGATCTGGTAAAAAAAGCCGAGGCTGCCGGCATACTGGTGCTGGGTCCAAATACAATGGGTATATGTAATCCCCATGCAGATTTTTATTGTACCGGTTCTCCGGTGAAGCCCATGCCGGGCTCAACCGCGGTCGTGTCCCAATCAGGGAATATGGGAGTACAGCTACTTGCCTTTGCAGATCAACAGGGCATTGGTATCCGCGGTTTTTGCGGTTCAGGCAACGAAGGGATGGTA
This region of Thermodesulfobacteriota bacterium genomic DNA includes:
- the uvrB gene encoding excinuclease ABC subunit UvrB, translated to MSLFKLVSDFTPKGDQPNAIKELSKNILCGKPHNVLLGVTGSGKTFTMANVIDRVEKPTLVIAPNKTLAAQLYNEFKILFPENAVEYFVSYYDYYQPEAYIPSSDTYIQKDSSINEMIDKLRHSATRSVLSRKDVIVVASVSCIFGIGAPEDYLSMRINIENNEEVNRDRMLSGLVSMHYERNDFDFHRGVFRVRGDRVEIFPAYEEKMAIRIDFFGDQIEGIAQIDSLRGTVIKKLQDVTIFPASHYVAHKSRLKQATETIVEELKSRIDYFRKENKLIEAQRIEERTDFDLEMISELGYCNGIENYSRHLTQRAAGEPPPTLLDYFPDDFLVFFDESHIAMPQLRGMYKGDRSRKKTLVEYGFRLPSALDNRPLKFEECKSRIKQTVYVSATPADYELKKGKNAVVKQIVRPTGLIDPEIDVRSAINQVDDLYEEILLRKKNGQRVLVTTLTKRMAEDLTEYYFDLGVKVRYLHADIKTLQRMDIIKDLRTGQFDVLIGINLLREGLDIPEVSLVAILDADKEGFLRSTRSLIQTCGRASRNINGKVIMYAEHMTKSMKEAIDEMNHRREIQANFNRRHKITPESIKKDIAEVFSFEDDFSTPEISMVSEDVVGFESLDNLDDIIKSLDKEMKKAAKALKFEEAAQIRDQIRHLKEMIVFDSEFNTK
- the cysS gene encoding cysteine--tRNA ligase translates to MTIQIYNTLGRKKETFQPIEKGRVRMYVCGPTVYDSCHIGHARSVVVFDVMARYLRSQGYEVTYVRNFTDVDDKIINKAKELGIDSTEVAEKYINEFYTDMDGLKVERATLEPRATEHIDDIIQLVEKLIKKGLAYQIDSDVYFAVELFPDYGKLSSRKLEEMEAGARVDVDKRKRNPFDFALWKSAKPGEPSWESPWGKGRPGWHIECSAMIYALLGETIDIHGGGRDLTFPHHENEIAQSEAAFGKQFVKYWVHNGFINIDQEKMSKSLGNFLMIKDVLKSYHPEAIRLFLLSNHYRSPIDFTDKAMDESSTGLDKIYKVLQRMEKRIGPPLSEKFEGNQAVWKDFSHAMNDDFNTARGTGVLFGAVRMINRLLDEKSDNLSGEVEKTVKSGRADILKIGRILGILTESPQTYFDNKKSFRLGNTSFDAAQVDKMVQERFAARKAKDWEKADFIRKQLEEMNIKLEDGPEGTVWKVK
- the ispF gene encoding 2-C-methyl-D-erythritol 2,4-cyclodiphosphate synthase is translated as MRIGTGYDVHRLISGRKLIVGGVVIPFEKGLLGHSDADVLVHSICDALFGAAGLGDIGLYFPPTDEKFKAISSIKLLEKTYKQITQKGFKLVNLDSTVIAQEPKISPFREKMQQNIALAMNVDQNCINIKATTTEGLGMFGRGEGIGAICVALIE
- a CDS encoding gamma-glutamyl-gamma-aminobutyrate hydrolase family protein — encoded protein: MIASTISGHPAPVIGIPGYWHESEDILGNQSTAVPDSYIRALLKVDAIPLILPVIQSRKILKQLFQMIDGLLLIGGPDLDPVHYHQSAHKGLRKVTPARDSMEIQVSHWALEADLPIMAICRGIQVLNVVAGGTLWQDIASQLPHAAKHDYYPDYPKDLLSHTVKMLPGSRLAEIIGEGDASVNSLHHQAIDKLGQGLHAVAHAPDGIIEAVEGIDASWIVGVQWHPEWLIESDHRMVTLFKYFGEACSKNDHAYR